The Meiothermus sp. genome segment CGGCCGGGCTTCAGGTTGATGACCCGTCCGGCCCCAATCTCTAAGGCCTTGCGGGTGTCCTCCGGCGAGGTGATGGACTCGTCCAGGCAGATAGAAGTGGAAATGGCCGCCTGCAGTTTGGCGTGGTCCAGGATGTCGTCGAAGGCCAGGGGCTGTTCGATGTAGTCGAGGCCGGCAGCGTCCAGGGCCTTGAAGGTGGAGATGTGGTTGAGGCTGTAGGCCGAATTAGCGTCCACGGTCAGGTTGGCCTCGGGGTAGGCTTCGCGCACCGCCAGGGCCAGCTTTACGTCCCAACCCGGCTTGATCTTCAGCTTGATGCGCTTGTAGCCATCGGCCAGCCCCTTGCCTACCTTCTCGAGGGTGGCCTCGAGGCTCGGCTCGATGCCCAGGCTAATGCCCACCGGAATCTGGGTGCGCACGCCCCCCAGCACCTTCCAGAGGGGCTGGCCCAGGCTCTTGCACCACAGATCCCAGAAGGCCATCTCGAGGGCGGCTTTGGTCATCTTGTTGCCCCGGAAGCCGGCAATCTCGGCCCAGAACTGCTCGGGGTTGGCGAAGTCCTGGCCCAATACCTTGGGAATGAGCAGCGCTTCCAAAAGCGCCCAGGCCCCCGGAATGGTTTCCTCGCGGTAGTGGGGGGTGAACTCCATCACGGTCTCGGCGTACCCCTCGAGGCCTTCGCCATACAGGGTCAGGACGATCAGGTGGCGCATGGTCTGTACGCCAAAGGAGGTCTCGAAGCGGAACTTGAGCGGCAGGGAGACTAAGCGGAGCTCGGCAGCTTCAATTTTCATGCCCGTATGCTAACGCCAAGACGATAAAACCCCAACACGCCCTCAAATAGAGCAGACATGCTTCACATGGTATCGTGAAATGATGCACAAAAACTACCTCCGGTGCCAGGCCTCAAACACAAAAACCGCACTCTCGGGGGTGAGGGGCTCTTTGTGGAATCCGCCAAAAAGCCGGTAATCGAAGCTAAAAGCCCGTAGCCAGCGCTCGAGTTCGTAACGGGTGTAGTAGCGCTGGGTCAGGGTATGGCGCTGTCGCTTGAGGTTTCCTGTGGGCGTAAGGGTGTCTACCAGGTAGTGCGTGAGAAGGGCCTGGGCCGTGGGATGATGCTCCTGGTGGAGAAAGACCTCCGTTTGACCGTAGCTACCCTCGTGCTGTACAACCCCCTGCGGGCCAATATGGGCCGGGTTGTATACGTCGAAAGCAAAGCGTCCGCCCGCTTCCAGGTGGGCCCGAACACCTTCCAGCGTGGCATCTTGCTCG includes the following:
- the menC gene encoding o-succinylbenzoate synthase, encoding MKIEAAELRLVSLPLKFRFETSFGVQTMRHLIVLTLYGEGLEGYAETVMEFTPHYREETIPGAWALLEALLIPKVLGQDFANPEQFWAEIAGFRGNKMTKAALEMAFWDLWCKSLGQPLWKVLGGVRTQIPVGISLGIEPSLEATLEKVGKGLADGYKRIKLKIKPGWDVKLALAVREAYPEANLTVDANSAYSLNHISTFKALDAAGLDYIEQPLAFDDILDHAKLQAAISTSICLDESITSPEDTRKALEIGAGRVINLKPGRVGGILASRKVHDITQSYGLPVWMGGMLEAGIGRAANIHVATLPMFIKPGDTSSASRYWQEDIIEEALEAKGGLMPVPQGPGLGVTPKRDFIQKLTEKSAYISKSSQ
- a CDS encoding bifunctional 2-polyprenyl-6-hydroxyphenol methylase/3-demethylubiquinol 3-O-methyltransferase UbiG gives rise to the protein MIFRVDYSPLAPFYHLQYQHYTDDLEFYTRLSRDYGGPVLELGAGTGRVTRALARQGVEVWALEPAQQMRKLGARHTQGLGVKWLAGDMRRLKLKRQFPLIIAPFNALMHLYTLDEQDATLEGVRAHLEAGGRFAFDVYNPAHIGPQGVVQHEGSYGQTEVFLHQEHHPTAQALLTHYLVDTLTPTGNLKRQRHTLTQRYYTRYELERWLRAFSFDYRLFGGFHKEPLTPESAVFVFEAWHRR